The Plasmodium falciparum 3D7 genome assembly, chromosome: 12 genome contains the following window.
aagatatataaataatatttttccttattttatGTTGCTTTATTTTTGCAGCTTCCTGAACCAAGGGATACCAAAAATGATAGCGCCTATGAATATATGGACAATCCAGATTTTATCAACGTACTtctatcatcattatttcaagaataatgtttttatatttatataaattttattttatttattctttttatttttgtatttatttattttttttttgttttttagaaaaaatattttctaatCAATGTACTTATTCTACACATTAATTAAaacttatttaaaaaaaaaaaaaaactttatcgtttttaaaaatattctcaaaaccaacaaaaaataacataaaataaatacatatatatatatatatattataaaatacaaCATTAAAGATTCCTGTttgttcttttaatataataataattaatatgcacttaataacatattatatatacgtaATAGTATagtatttagaaaaaaaaaaaaattattttttcaattcGTTTATATATTAGCTTAATGTATTCCTTAaaatctataaaaaaaaaaaaattttttttttaataaatatcaaatataatttatttcttatgatcatatataattatatatttatttatttatgtatgtattttttttttttttttttatttataaaaaattgacTTTAATATTTGCCTGTTGTTCTTAAGCTGTcggttaaaaaaaaaaaaaaaaaaaaattaatacattataaaatatatttttattaagttttcaaaaaaaaaaaaaaaaaaaaaaaaaatgtattaaatataaatatattaaaagaagattaaatatattataagaataaataaataaaaattatcagTATGAATATAAAACCAAATGACGAACAAACCGAATATTCAGAAATATTAATTAGTATTAAATCAAGAGATAGCATACACAAATATGTAGAAGAATGTTTacataaattaaaaacagtatgatacaaaaaataaaaataaaaataaaaaaatatatatataatatatatatatataatttatatatttgtttcttattttttttttttaaagggTAATGTAAAAATTATAGGACGTCAATATGCAATTATGAAGGCTTTTAGCATACTTGAAGCACtgaaggaaaaaaatgaacactttgattatattattgaatataataatttaacagtaatatggaaatatataagataaaTGTATGATGTACCATGTTCAATAGATTTTCCCACAAAGTTTTTAtattgaaataaataaataaataaatatatatatatatatatatatatgtaaatatatttatatatgttctttctttttttgtaggCAACGACACCGGATAGAAGAAAAATCTTagaaattcatatatatctaaagaaaaaataaaatatatatacacatatatatatatatatatatatatatatattttataatttctgtTTAGACATTTGTCGTTAtgttattatcttttttatttttcccatTAGTTTTTtcgtattttatttttctcgttaaatatatatatatttatatatatacatatatatttcccttatacctattatatttatacataaaaactataaaaatgttacaatgtataaattaaaattttcttttattaaatacattTTAAATTAAGAAACATATTGATTGAttctttattcttttaataagaaaaatttttacatatatatatatatataaatatatatatatggttattattaaaatgataaaaaaaaatctttataatatatgttgttTAATAcacaattaaataaataaataaataaatatatatatatatatatatatttatacatacatatacatatatttactttaaaaaaaaaaaaaaaaaaaaaagtgtggactttctaaatatattaaattatatatattatatatatatatatatttctatttttttgtgttcacttatatatacatacataaacatatatatatgctcgTTTCTACTTTCCTCTATCTGTAGttctaacatatatatgtaacttcatatatccatatatcttttatataatacttcaaaaaaaaaaaaaaaaaaaagactttaaataataaaaaaaaatttaagttattcgtataatattatatataaatatatatttatatatatatattttctcattttaaaaacagtctcatttttataacacatatatatatatatatatatattttatttattataatttttttttctcaataAAACACATTCAACTATAcataaacattatatatatatatatatatatatatatatatatatatatatatgtctgaTGCTTAAGATGGATCGgctattaaaaatataaaatataaaaaaaaaaaaaaaataaagccatatatacatatttatatatatatatatatataaatatatatatatacataattaaacatatacattttaaatatatatattatatatatatgtatatgttataattattgCCTATTTGGTTAGcttattgtttatatatatacattttttttttattttttttttattttttctctcAAGCCAATTTAAGCtttcattttcatatttgCATATTctgctttttctttttcgtaTCTTAATTTATCTTCTTGtgcttttttttcaaaaggggccttttctttttctcctAATTTATTCCATGCTTCTCCGATCATCTTTCCTACTGTTGCTACATCTTTACTTAACTCAGGTTGTTTACTTATAATCTCTGCTCTTTTCTCCTTTGCAAAAAACATGTAAGCTGATAAGGATCTCTTGGGGGCATGTGGgtcttttttgttttttcttcttttacgAACTTCTTTTCCTGTATTCTTCATTCTGACTTGTTATAATTTGTATATCcgaaaaaattttataaataatcaaaattatCGAAATAATCAAtacgtaaatatatatatatatatatatatatatatatattgtattaagAAGCAAaggtttataaaaataaaactatGCTATgccttataaataaataaataaaatttatatacgaaagaatataaaatgagaaaaaaatgaataaataattatatatatgtaaaacaGTCAtacaaaagaattaaaatacaagttatatacatacatatatatataaatatatatatatatatatatatatatatcataaaattttcaaaactaatacaattaataatattattgataaatctttaaaaaatatatgtttatttaaaaaaagcaACTCAGAATATTTTGATacaaatattgttatatataatgtaatattatattttaatatcaaCACTTTAAAAtggttttataaaattatatatatataaaaaaaataaaattgaataatatgatattCATAAACTTGGggttaaaataaatatatcatatatatatatatatatatatttataaatatatataatataatataatatataatataatatatatatattattatatataatcaactatttttaatataaaattataaacatattattatatatatatatatatgtatttatattattctttctttttttttattcgctttatatatatatatattattattattgttaatatatttatttaaaaaaaaaaaaaaaaaaaaagcaaaaggAATTTTAATAaggattataataattatatataataaaattcatcatagtaatataaaaaaagtattgttatatatatttatatatatttaatatatatatattattatatatatatatatattaatatattattatattatattattttttaaaacatttaaaacaaacaaaatatataataatatattatttatattgtattgtatacgcataataaaaaaaaaatatatataatattatatttttaaatatatatatattatatatatatatatatatatatatatattatatatattatatatacataaatatttttatatatattatatatctttttacatatttttataaacatatataaattttaaaaatagcgataaataataatataaatagtaaggcaaaaaaaaaaaaaaaaaaaaaaaaattatactgaaattttttaaaaattcaatttaaaataattttaaacttatatataaaaattttgctTTTCTgtatattattgtatatatatatataataataataatattattatatatattataaatatataatatatatttatatatatatatatatatatatataaatatatataattttttatatattaaaaaaatatataaataatataatataaatatggtattatttttttaataggtatattatattttcttttattataaaagtatatatatattatgtatatatataatatatatatataatcatattatatatatatatttttaatattgcataataaattacatatatattatatatatatatatatatatatatatatataatatatatatattatatatatatattaaaattaataaataaataaaaataaaaaattgtcatgtgcattattttattatatatatatatattatatatatatattttatatatattatttatgtatatataatatatatatatatatatatatatatttatatatttatataaatagcaatgtataaataatatatataaataaaaaatattataataattcgtattattatatatatattaatataaatcaatcgtataattttctttttcttatatataaataaaaaaattatcatatatattttatatatataatataatattttatgtatacaatataataattttatatatatttatttcttcatgtatataaaatatatatataaatattactatttaatttttttttaatatgcattcaattcatttttttctctttattaaattatatatataaatatataatattatacaacaaataatataatatatatataataaaattacatgtaatattatatatatatatataatatatatatttaatttctttattaattatgaaataccaaaaaaaaaatatatttttctcataataaataataatatataatatcatttgcttgtgatatttatttttcttttaattaatgtgacaaaaataataattaataaaaataaatgaaaaaaaacaaaaaaaatacatatatatatatatatattatatatatttataacgttttatatgtaaatgtaGCTACAAAATATTggtattatttctttattaccATCTTTTCGGTCATTACTTTTTtacttaaataatataagataTGATTATTCTACTTATCATAAggaaattaaattttaaaataaatcaacatttaatttaaaaaaaaaacaaaaacaaaaaaaaaaaaaaaaaagaaaaaagaaatagaaccatatttataatattcctCACTTCAATAAGAAAATTGTATATTCATGTAATATTATacgtatatttaatataaatagaattataaataaggcaaatgaaaaatgaataaataaataaataaataaataaataaatataaatatatatatatatatatatatatatattatatttatttattcatttttcattaaatGTATAAGGCCTTAAAAACGGTATTTAAATTTCccgttctttttttttcaaccGAACGAACATtgattaattaaaaaaaaaatatatatatatatatatatatttttttttttaaatataaatttataactattgatattatttattttattttatttttttttcttttaacgttctgcaaaaataaaattataggaTCAAGCGCGTACATAtctttataaaagaaaataaaaacgtGAGCATATTTTCCTCACAAAATTATCATgtccttttttctttatgGTACGAACAAAcgaatattacaaaaaaaaaaaaaaaaaaaatatatatatatataatacatatatatatatatatatattaacatttaaGTTTtcgcatatatttttatatttattttaaaaattattataccaccatatttttatgatatttgttttgttttttgttttgttttttgttttgttttttgttttgttttttgttttgttacttttttttaacttgttcataatttatttaatattcaCATGAAGaaggtatatattattatccccttatattaaaaaaaagaaggaaaaaaaaaaaaaaaaaaaaaaacattcaaTGTTAACATATTAcacacatatgtatatataatatatataatatatataatatatataatatatatattatatgtatgatatttattttatataatatatatatataccccgATTAGTCAATCCAatgattaataaaaatattaaaaaacaattcattttttttataccatattttttaattatcatccaaataaatttatacatatcatCTGTCAAtagatttaattttttttttttttttttttttttttttttttttttgcatataTTCCATAAGTTTGaggaataaagaaaaaaaatatacatatcgAAACATAAACGAAATCTATCGTTCATTTATTCAAAAAGTTTTATAcactttatttattttatacaaaagtgaataataatataataaacaaagccatacaaaataaataaatatatatatatatatatatataaattttcctctgtatttttaattctttcttttttacatttttatttttataactaaggcgcaaaaaaaaaaaaaaaaaaaaaaaaagtatttcatttttttgcacattctttatatataatataaatatatatatatatatcataatattatcattaaatgtgtgagaaaaaaaaaaaaaagaagatcaTATTTGCTGTcgcaaaaaattaaatacattCATGTTTTTAAAAAGGGACAATTCTTACGTTAATATTTTAtcgatatattaataattatacatttcCTTCtcctattattatcattactaaaatttaatcatttatttcttcaaaaaaaaaaaattaatatatatctttcaattctttcatattatatatatatatatatatatattaaaaaaacaattaagagaaagaaaaaaaaaaaaaaaaatacaatatgATCAAACTAACATTTGTCTATCGAAATAAATTCTCCTTACCTATTCTAAAATGTACACATTATATATGTgctaatttattataacttgttaaaaatattataatatttatctttacataaatatatatatatatacatacgtAGAATATCATTTAATTGTAAAACGTAAGTAATCATAAAACTAGGCATGCCTTTACATTtgttggaaaaaaaaaaaaaaaaaaaaaaaaaaatacatacacataatatatttctattttacCCTCCAATGTATGATTATCACAATTTGCAAAAAggagataaaaaaataaaataaaatacatacatacatatatatatatatatatatatatatatatatatatttatttatttgtact
Protein-coding sequences here:
- a CDS encoding high mobility group protein B1; its protein translation is MKNTGKEVRKRRKNKKDPHAPKRSLSAYMFFAKEKRAEIISKQPELSKDVATVGKMIGEAWNKLGEKEKAPFEKKAQEDKLRYEKEKAEYANMKMKA
- a CDS encoding DNA/RNA-binding protein, putative translates to MNIKPNDEQTEYSEILISIKSRDSIHKYVEECLHKLKTGNVKIIGRQYAIMKAFSILEALKEKNEHFDYIIEYNNLTATTPDRRKILEIHIYLKKK